A region from the Candidatus Roizmanbacteria bacterium CG_4_9_14_0_2_um_filter_38_17 genome encodes:
- a CDS encoding 30S ribosomal protein S16, which yields MAVKIRLARFGKKNNPHYRVAVADSRNKRDGKVIEYIGTYDPSNKKDGFKVNIEKFEYWVLQGAQASDTVSNLVKKAK from the coding sequence ATGGCAGTTAAGATAAGATTAGCGCGATTTGGTAAAAAAAATAACCCCCATTATAGGGTGGCGGTGGCTGATTCCAGAAATAAACGGGATGGCAAAGTGATTGAGTATATTGGCACTTATGATCCATCTAATAAGAAAGATGGCTTTAAGGTTAACATAGAGAAATTTGAGTACTGGGTTTTACAAGGAGCACAAGCCTCAGATACGGTGTCTAATCTTGTAAAGAAAGCAAAATGA
- a CDS encoding type IV pili twitching motility protein PilT, whose translation MTIKELLTITEKRGASDLHLIVSYPPMVRVNGELIAIPNYNNLIKEDIDQLIASVTTQIQLKFFYANKELDLSIASDSAFYRVNLYYQRSTPSAAFRLIPQQIRTIDELGLPKLLHEFTKLRQGLVLMTGPTGHGKTTTQAALINSINMEKSQHIITIEDPIEYVFPKGKSIVSQRELHTDTSSWRFALRAALREDPDVVLVGEMRDLETIQATITLAETGHLVFATLHTNTAAQSIERVVDVFPPSQQNQARAQLADILEGIVSQRLVLATQGGRVPATEILLATTAVRTAIRDGKTHQIDNIIQTSAEVGMHLLEISLANLVNNGTISLEVAKDWAYRPDELMRQLKRK comes from the coding sequence ATGACTATCAAAGAACTACTCACCATTACTGAAAAACGCGGAGCATCAGATCTACATTTGATAGTGAGTTACCCACCTATGGTTCGTGTTAACGGCGAACTTATAGCTATTCCTAATTACAATAATCTGATTAAAGAAGACATAGATCAACTCATTGCTTCAGTTACAACCCAAATCCAGTTAAAGTTTTTTTATGCCAATAAAGAACTAGATTTATCCATTGCATCAGATAGTGCTTTTTACCGCGTAAATTTGTATTACCAACGCTCCACCCCATCGGCTGCATTCAGGCTTATTCCCCAACAGATTCGCACAATTGATGAGCTAGGTTTACCCAAATTGCTCCACGAGTTTACGAAACTGCGCCAAGGCCTTGTCCTTATGACTGGGCCAACTGGACACGGCAAAACAACAACTCAAGCAGCCCTGATAAACTCCATCAATATGGAAAAATCTCAGCATATTATCACCATTGAAGACCCTATTGAGTACGTTTTTCCCAAAGGTAAATCTATCGTCTCTCAACGAGAGCTTCATACAGACACCAGCTCATGGCGCTTTGCTCTTAGGGCAGCCCTTCGTGAAGATCCTGATGTAGTACTTGTAGGAGAAATGAGAGATCTTGAAACCATACAAGCCACGATTACTCTTGCCGAAACTGGACATCTTGTTTTTGCTACCTTACATACCAATACTGCCGCACAATCAATTGAGCGCGTGGTTGACGTGTTTCCTCCGAGCCAGCAGAACCAGGCTCGAGCTCAATTAGCAGATATCTTAGAAGGAATTGTCTCTCAGCGTCTTGTACTTGCTACTCAAGGTGGCCGTGTCCCAGCTACGGAAATACTACTTGCAACTACAGCTGTGCGAACCGCTATTCGAGATGGTAAAACGCATCAGATAGATAACATAATTCAGACATCAGCTGAAGTTGGTATGCATCTGTTGGAAATCTCGCTGGCAAACCTTGTGAACAACGGAACCATTTCTCTCGAAGTGGCCAAAGACTGGGCGTACAGACCGGATGAGCTCATGCGTCAGTTAAAACGTAAATAA
- the rnc gene encoding ribonuclease III: MKTLITKLGVDFQNEELLDKALTHRSYLNESDALESNERMEFLGDAVLELVVSEYLFINYPAEHEGILTNYRSALVKTESLAETARKLDLGDKLKMSKGEEQNGGRDNTSLLANTFEAVIGAIYLDQGVPAVKKVLHIYLLPELDEIIRSKAYIDFKSKLQAIVQERLKVTPTYKVTKEKGPDHEKHFYVTCNAGKRVLGKGEGKSKQGAEQASAEAALNLW; this comes from the coding sequence ATGAAAACACTAATAACTAAGCTTGGGGTAGATTTTCAGAATGAAGAGCTTTTGGATAAGGCGTTAACGCATCGTTCCTACCTAAATGAGTCTGACGCACTAGAATCTAATGAGCGAATGGAGTTTTTAGGAGATGCGGTTTTAGAGCTAGTTGTCTCTGAATACCTCTTTATTAACTATCCTGCTGAACATGAAGGTATACTGACCAACTACCGCTCCGCATTAGTGAAAACCGAGAGCTTAGCTGAGACTGCTCGCAAATTAGATCTGGGCGATAAACTAAAGATGAGCAAAGGTGAAGAACAAAATGGCGGTAGAGATAACACGTCGCTTTTAGCAAATACTTTTGAAGCTGTTATTGGAGCAATTTACCTTGATCAAGGAGTACCTGCTGTGAAAAAGGTACTGCATATATATCTATTACCTGAACTAGACGAGATTATCCGCTCAAAAGCATATATAGACTTTAAGAGCAAACTACAGGCAATAGTCCAAGAACGACTGAAAGTTACACCTACTTATAAGGTAACAAAAGAGAAAGGCCCTGATCATGAAAAACACTTTTACGTTACCTGCAATGCAGGTAAACGAGTATTGGGCAAAGGAGAGGGGAAGAGTAAGCAGGGTGCTGAGCAAGCCTCCGCAGAGGCAGCGCTAAATTTATGGTAG
- a CDS encoding RNA-binding protein, producing the protein MKQLTQYILENITRHPDDVSIQEEKEDQKINLSVSLNEEDVPKVIGKEGKVIRSIRNIVKTSARKKDLWVNLTIDA; encoded by the coding sequence ATGAAACAATTAACTCAGTACATCTTAGAAAATATAACTAGACATCCAGACGATGTTTCGATACAGGAAGAAAAGGAAGATCAGAAGATTAATCTTTCTGTAAGCTTAAATGAAGAAGATGTTCCAAAGGTGATAGGTAAAGAAGGAAAAGTTATTCGTTCTATAAGAAACATTGTTAAAACTTCAGCACGCAAAAAAGACCTCTGGGTTAATCTTACAATCGACGCTTAA
- a CDS encoding prepilin peptidase, with protein MLIILFLLGTAIGSFLNVLIDRIPAGLPLFIDRSHCDRCKHTLSWYDLIPILSWVLLGAKCRYCKAPISIQYPVIEAITGLVFVLSYYFPIYSVSFTIILFSLLIALFMTDLKYYLLPDKLMYPLLGVSAIALLVYEPSQLITHIISAVLAAVFFVMLIVISRGKGMGWGDVMYGLFLGILLGHPGTIVALYIAFLTGAFISVILLLSKKKKFGQIIPFGPFLILGTVISLYYSDYIWNIFF; from the coding sequence ATGTTAATAATCTTATTTTTACTAGGAACTGCAATTGGCAGTTTTTTAAATGTCCTTATAGACCGTATTCCTGCGGGTTTACCTCTATTCATTGACAGATCCCACTGTGATCGCTGTAAGCATACGCTTTCCTGGTATGACCTTATACCTATTCTCTCTTGGGTACTTCTGGGAGCAAAATGCAGATACTGCAAAGCTCCCATATCTATTCAATACCCAGTAATTGAAGCAATCACAGGACTTGTCTTTGTGCTTAGTTACTACTTCCCTATCTACTCAGTTTCTTTCACAATAATTCTTTTTTCTCTTCTAATAGCTCTATTTATGACAGATCTTAAATATTATCTTTTACCAGATAAACTAATGTATCCCCTCTTAGGCGTGTCGGCTATTGCTCTATTAGTATATGAACCATCTCAGCTTATAACTCATATAATCTCAGCAGTATTGGCAGCGGTATTTTTTGTTATGCTTATTGTAATTAGTCGCGGGAAAGGTATGGGCTGGGGTGATGTCATGTATGGATTATTTCTGGGGATTCTCTTAGGACACCCGGGAACTATAGTCGCTCTTTATATTGCTTTCTTGACAGGGGCTTTTATAAGCGTCATACTATTATTAAGTAAGAAAAAAAAGTTTGGCCAGATTATTCCATTTGGCCCGTTTCTTATCTTAGGAACAGTTATTAGTCTTTATTACTCAGACTATATCTGGAATATATTTTTCTAA